The region GCGGTGTTGTTCGCGATCGCAATCTGGCGGTTCCGATGGAATGAGTGAGGACACAAAGGATGCCCTGCGGCATGCTTTGTGCCATACGAAGCCGGGCGCGCCGGGACCGAAGGGATTTCCTGCTGAAATGGGGCGCGAGTTGCGCCAGGAAACGCGAGCGCGCCTGCTACTCTGGCGCCTCCACCAACCCTTTCTTCTTCAGCATCGGCATCACCGATGGTGCGCGGCCACGGAACGCGCGATAAGCCTCAGCGGGATCGCGCGTATTGCCGGCGGAATAAATATGCTGCAGCAGGCGCTGTGCGACGGCGGGATCAAACGGATCGCCGGCTTCGACAAATGCCTCATACCCGTCCGCATCCAAAACTTCCGCCCAAAGGTATACGTAATACTGCGAAGAATAACTGGTGCCCGCAAACAGGTGCCGGAAGTGCGGCAAGCGGTGACGCATGACAATGTCGCCCGGCATGCCGATTTCTTTCAATGCCGCCAACTCGAAGGCATGGGCATCGAGCCCATCGGTATTGGTCAAAGAATGGATCGCCAGATCGACCAATGCCGACGCGGTGTATTCCACCGATTCGATGCCCTGGTTGAAGCGCCGCGCTGTTTGTAGGCGGGCAACAAGCTCATCGGAAATGGCTTCGCCCGTCAAGTAGTGGCGCGCATGCCGCTTCAGCACTTCCGGCTCGGACAGCCAGTGCTCGAATATCTGGGAAGGCAGCTCAACAAAATCGCGCAGTACCTGCGTGCCGGAGAGGCGTTCATAGTGAACATTGGAAAGCAGACCATGCAGCCCATGACCAAATTCGTGGAACAGGGTGCGCGCATCGTCGAAGCTCAGCAGTGCCGGCTGACCCGGTGCGCCCTTGGCGAAATTATTGTTATTGACGATGATGGGCGTGATGCTGCCGCCAGGCTCATCACGATGCCTGCTTTGCAGCCGGAAATTGCTCATCCACGCCCCGCCGCGTTTGGTGGCGCGGGCGAAGTTATCGTGCAGGAATACACCGATGAGGCGGTCGTCGGACGCACGCACTTCGTACACCTTCACGTCGGGGTGATAGCCCTTGACCTCGGGCTTGACAGCAAACGTGAGGCCAAACAGCCGATGCGCGCAATCGAACGCCGCCTCGACCATGCGGTCCAGCGAGAAGTATGGTTTGACAGACGCATCGTCCAGATCATAGCGAACCTGCCGCACCTTCTCGGCGTAATACCGCCAGTCCCATGGCTGCACCTTGAACTTCTGCCAGTCGCTGCCGTGCTCGGCATCCGCAAAGGCCTGTATGGCCTCACGCTCCTGGGCCGCGCGCGCCTTGGCCGGGCTCCACACTTGTTTCAATAATTCCGCTACCGCTTCTTTGGTGCGCGCCATCGTATCCGTGAGCGCGTAGTCGGCGTAGCAGGCATAGCCATGCAACTTTGCCTGCTCAAGGCGCAAAGCCATGATCTCGCGGATCACCGGCAGGTTATCGTGCTCGCCTTCGGCCGAGATCGCGCCCTCGCCACGCGCGATCCATGCCGTAAAGGCGATCTCGCGCAAGTCGCGCCGCGTCGAGAACGTCAGGAATGGGACGATCAGTGACCGCGACAGTGTGATCACATGCCCATTGATACCGCGTTCGATCCCCGCCTGCATTGCCGCGGCGCGCAGGGATTCCGGCAGGCCGGCCAGATCGTCTTCGTTTTCCAGCACCAATTGGTATTTCGCCTCGTCGGCCAGCACGTTCTGACTGAATAGTGTGGTCAGTTCGGCGAGTCTTTCGGTGACTTGGGCGTAGCGTTTTTGCGCGACGCCTGAGAGCCGGGCGCCCGCGCGGACGAAATCCAGATGTACGCGTTCAAGCAATCGCAACCGTTCGGCGTTGAGCGGGAGCTCCTTTCGATTCGCGTGCACTGCATCGACACGCTTGAACAATCCGTCATGCATGAAGATTTCATTGTTGTGTGCCGCAAGCGGCGCGGCCATCTCGCGTTCCACTGTCTGGAGTTCCGGTGAAGTGGCCGACGCCGTCAGGTTGAAGAACAGCGACTCAATACGCTTCAGCAGTCGCCCGCTGCGATCAAAAGCGGCGACGGTGTTTTCAAACGTCGGCGCATCAACGGATTGCGCGATGGCATCAATCTCGCCGCGGTGCTCTCTTAACGCATGTGCGAATGCGGGAACGAAATGTCCGGCGCGTATATCCGCGAATGGCGGAAGCCCGTACGGCGTATTCCAGGGCGCGATCAGGGGGTTGGCCAGCAGATTGGGGTCGAGCGACGCGTTCATGCAGGGAACTTCCTGAGGAAGGAATGAGAGGGGAGATTCTACACGTGGGGTATGCAATCGGTTGTGGCAGGAGCAAACACCAGCATTGGCGAGCCTTGCAGGGCTAAAAAGGCCTGAACACCGCGACAGTAGCGGGGATTCATGTTCCGTCGACATCGTTGCGGGGCTATCGGTACGCACTGATAGTCCTGCGCCGCGAGGAGGCATTCTCGGCCTTGTCGATCCGGCGCCCAAGCACCCCGCGGATGCTATGCTCCGAATTCATTAACGTCCGTCTATGTG is a window of Betaproteobacteria bacterium DNA encoding:
- a CDS encoding M3 family metallopeptidase; amino-acid sequence: MNASLDPNLLANPLIAPWNTPYGLPPFADIRAGHFVPAFAHALREHRGEIDAIAQSVDAPTFENTVAAFDRSGRLLKRIESLFFNLTASATSPELQTVEREMAAPLAAHNNEIFMHDGLFKRVDAVHANRKELPLNAERLRLLERVHLDFVRAGARLSGVAQKRYAQVTERLAELTTLFSQNVLADEAKYQLVLENEDDLAGLPESLRAAAMQAGIERGINGHVITLSRSLIVPFLTFSTRRDLREIAFTAWIARGEGAISAEGEHDNLPVIREIMALRLEQAKLHGYACYADYALTDTMARTKEAVAELLKQVWSPAKARAAQEREAIQAFADAEHGSDWQKFKVQPWDWRYYAEKVRQVRYDLDDASVKPYFSLDRMVEAAFDCAHRLFGLTFAVKPEVKGYHPDVKVYEVRASDDRLIGVFLHDNFARATKRGGAWMSNFRLQSRHRDEPGGSITPIIVNNNNFAKGAPGQPALLSFDDARTLFHEFGHGLHGLLSNVHYERLSGTQVLRDFVELPSQIFEHWLSEPEVLKRHARHYLTGEAISDELVARLQTARRFNQGIESVEYTASALVDLAIHSLTNTDGLDAHAFELAALKEIGMPGDIVMRHRLPHFRHLFAGTSYSSQYYVYLWAEVLDADGYEAFVEAGDPFDPAVAQRLLQHIYSAGNTRDPAEAYRAFRGRAPSVMPMLKKKGLVEAPE